CACGCTCACCACATCGAAATGGCCATCGGGAAAGGGCAGCTTCTCGGCATCGCAGACCAGCGTGGGCAGCACCACGCCCGCATCGATGAGGCGGTCGCGCCCCACGCGCAGCATGGCTTCGTTGATGTCGGTGTGCACCACCTCGCCCGATGCGCCGACCTTCCTGGCGAAGGCCTTCGCCAGATCGCCCGTGCCGCCCGCGATGTCGAGCACGCGGTGGCCCTCGCGCAGGTTGGCGACCATGACCGTGTAGGCCTTCCATGCGCGGTGCAGGCCACCGGACATGAGGTCGTTCATGACGTCGTACTTCGATGCGACGGAGTCGAAAACGCCGCGCACGCGGCGCGCCTTTTCCGCTTCATCGACCGACTGGAATCCGAAATGCGTGGTGCTCATTCCGCGATGCTAGGGGCGCGGGCCCCGCTCGTACAGCGACAACCCCGCACCTGCATGGGGCATCTGTCTCAATTTGGACGCTGGGGCGCGCGCCGAGCGGGCCCGCCGCCGTCAGTGGGCGCAGCCGCCAGAGCCGTGCGAATGGCCGCCACCGCCGCGCCGGGGCGGCATCGGCGTGTCGCGATCGGCGCCGGCCTCGTCCAGCCGGCGCAGGTAGTCGGCCCACAGCGCGTCCTGGCGCTGGCCGAGTTCGTAGAGGTAATCCCACGAGAAGATGCCCGTGTCGTGGCCGTCGGAGAACGTGGGCTTGACCGCGTAGTTCCCCACCGGCTCCAGCCCCGCGAGCGTGACGTGGCGCTGCCCGGTCTGCAGTACCTCCTGGCCCGGGCCGTGGCCCTGGACCTCGGCGGAGGGCGAGTACACGCGCATCAGCTCGAACGGGATGCGGAAGGCCGCGCCGTCCGAGAACACCACCTCCAGCACGCGCGATGCCTCGTGCACCGTGATCGACTGCGGCGTGGGTGCGCCGGCTTTCAAACCTGCCATGGAAATCCTCTGTGCGTTTGCGTTGTGCCCGCGGCGGGCGGCCCGATGGAGCCGGAGCGCGATTGTCCCACCGCGCCCTGGCCGGGCCGGCAGCGAGCGCCGCGCGGGCTCACGCGCCTGGGCGTCAGGCCAGCTGCGCCAGCCGCGCGGCCATCGCCGCCTCGGCCGCGGCCAGGCGGGCGGCCACTTCGGCCTCGCGTTCGGGCGCGCGGTCGCGCTGCGGCGTGGCCCACACGGCGCCGGGGAAATGGCTGTCCCAGGCAAAGCGCGCGATCACGTGCCAGTGCAGGTGCGGCACCATGTTGCCGAGCGCCGCCAGGTTGATCTTGTCCGGCTGCACGTGGGCACGCAGCGCGGTCTCCACCGCCGCCACGGCCTCCATGCAGTGCAGGCGGTCGCCCGCGTCCAGGTCGGTGAACTCCGCCGCGTGCGCGTTCCACACCACGCGGTAGAAGGCTGGAAAGTCGGCCTCCTGCGCGCGGATCACGCGCAGCTTCGGGCCGCGCCAGACCAGCGTGCCGCCGTCGCCGTCGCACAGCGGACAACCGGTCACGGTGGCCGCGGCAGGCGCCGTGGCCGCCATCAGACCAGCACCCGCTCGATGCCGCCCGCGTTGGCGCGCTGCACGTATTCGGGCATCCATTGGTCGCCCAGGATCTCGCGCGCCATCTCGACGACGATGTAGTCGGCCTCCAGCAGGCCGTTGTTCAGGTCGTCCTGGTAGCGGTTCAGGCCCTGCAGGCAGCTGGGGCAGCTGGTGAGGATCTTCACGTTGTCCTGCGCGCCCGCGGCGCCGCTGGCCCGCAGCGCGGCCTCGCCCTTCCTGATTTCCTCTTCCTTGCGAAAGCGCACCTGCGTGGAGATGTCGGGCCGCGTCACGCCCAGCGTGCCGGATTCGCCGCAGCAGCGCTCGCTCTTGAGCACCTGCGGCCCCACCAGCGCCTTCACGGTCTTGACCGAGTCCTGCAGCTTCATGGGGTTGTGGCAGGGCTCGTGGTACAGGTAGGCGCCCTTGCCCTGCAGGGTCACGCCCTTTTCCAGCAGGTATTCGTGGATGTCGATGATGCGGCTGCCCGGGAAGATCTTGCCGAAGTCGTAGCCCTGCAGCTGGTCGTAGCAGGTGCCGCAGCTCACCACCACGGTCTTGATGTCGAGGTAGTTGAGCGTGTTGGCCACGCGGTGAAAGAGCACCCGGTTGTCGGTGATCATCTTTTCGGCCTTCTCGAACTGGCCGCTGCCGCGCTGCGGGTAGCCGCAGCACAGGTAGCCCGGCGGCAGCACGGTCTGCACTCCCGCATGCCACAGCATGGCCTGCGTGGCCAGGCCGACCTGGCTGAACAGGCGCTCGGAGCCGCAGCCGGGAAAGTAGAACACCGCCTCCGTCTCGGCCGTGGTCGTGGCCGGGTTGCGGATGATGGGCACGTAGTCCTTGTTCTCGATGTCCAGCAGCGCGCGCGCCGTCTTCTTGGGCAGGCCGCCGGGCAGCTTCTTGTTGATGAAGTGGATCACCTGCTCCTTGACCGGCGCGGTGCCCACCGTGGCCGGCGGACGCGCGGTCTGGCGGCGGCCCACCTTGCGCAGCAGATCCACAGCGATGCGCTGGGCCTTGAAGCCCACGCCGACCATGGCGCTGCGCATCAGCTTGATGGTGTCGGGGTTGGTGGCGTTGAGCATGGTCATGGCCAGCGCGTTGCCCGGGCGGAAGGTCTTCTTGCCCATCTTGCGCAGCAGGTTGCGCATGTTCATGGTCACGTCGCCGAAGTCGATCTTGACCGGGCACGGCGTGTAGCACTTGTGGCACACGGTGCAGTGGTCGGCCACGTCCTCGAACTCCTGCCAGTGCTTGATCGACACGCCCCGGCGCGTCTGCTCCTCGTACAGGAAGGCCTCGACCAGCAGCGAGGTGGCGAGGATCTTGTTGCGCGGGCTGTACAGCAGGCTGGCGCGCGGCACGTGGGTGGCGCACACGGGCTTGCACTTGCCGCAGCGCAGGCAGTCCTTGACCGAATCGGCGATGGCGCCGATGTCGCTCTGCTGCATGATCAGCGACTCGTGCCCCATCAGGCCGAAGCTCGGCGTGTAGGCGTTGGTCAGGTCGGCGAACATCAGCGAGTTGCGGGCCGAACCGGGCTCCCGGGCAATATCCGCTAGGGCACCATGCTCCTGATTTCGTAGCAACTTGCCTTTATTGAAGCGCCCTTCGGGGTCCACGCGCTGCTTGTAGTCGGCGAACGGCCGCAGCTCGTCGTCGGTCAAAAACTCCAGCTTGGTGATGCCGATGCCGTGCTCGCCCGAGATCACGCCGTCGAGCTGGCGGGCCAGCACCATGATGCGCGCCACGGCCTCGTGGGCCGTCTGCAGCATGCGGTAGTCGTCGCTGTTGACCGGGATGTTGGTGTGCACGTTGCCGTCGCCGGCATGCATGTGCAGCGCCACCCACACGCGGCCCTTGAGCACGCGCTGGTGGATGGCCTGGGCCTCGTCCATGATGGGCTGGAAGGCGGCGCCGGCGAAGATCTTGGCCAGCGGCTCGCGCAGCTGGGTCTTCCAGCTGGCGCGCAGCGTGTGGTCCTGCAGCTGGGCGAAGAGCGGCTCCACGTCGCGCAGCCAGCCGGTCCACAGCGCGCGCACCTCGCCCACCAGCGCCACGGCCTGGCCCACGCGGTCTTCCAGCAGTTCGGCCGACGGGATCTCGTGCGCGTCGTCCTGGCGGCCCAGCGGCAGGTTGCCGCGCAGGAAGAAGTCTTCCAGCGCATCGCACAGCGCGATCTTGTTGCGCAGCGACAGCTCGATGTTGATGCGTTCGATGCCGTCGGTGTACTCGGCCATGCGCGGCAGAGGGATCACCACGTCTTCGTTGATCTTGAAGGCGTTGGTGTGGCGGCTGATGGCGGCCGTGCGCTTGCGGTCCAGCCAGAACTTCTTGCGCGCCTCGGGGCTGATGGCGATGAAGCCCTCGCCCGAGCGCGAATTGGCCAGCCGCACGACCTCGCTGGTCACGCGCGCCACGTCGTCGGCGTTGTCGCCCGCGATGTCGCCGAACAGCACCATCTTCGGCAGGCCGCCGCCGTGCCGCTTGCTCTTGGTGGCGTAGCCCACGGCCT
This region of Acidovorax sp. GBBC 1281 genomic DNA includes:
- the ubiE gene encoding bifunctional demethylmenaquinone methyltransferase/2-methoxy-6-polyprenyl-1,4-benzoquinol methylase UbiE, with the translated sequence MSTTHFGFQSVDEAEKARRVRGVFDSVASKYDVMNDLMSGGLHRAWKAYTVMVANLREGHRVLDIAGGTGDLAKAFARKVGASGEVVHTDINEAMLRVGRDRLIDAGVVLPTLVCDAEKLPFPDGHFDVVSVAFGLRNMTHKDQALAEMCRVLKPRGRLLVLEFSKVAKPLEKAYDWYSFKVLPQLGRMVAGDDASYRYLAESIRMHPGQEELKTLMQKNGFGHVDYHNMTGGIVALHVGIKC
- a CDS encoding DUF971 domain-containing protein; translation: MAGLKAGAPTPQSITVHEASRVLEVVFSDGAAFRIPFELMRVYSPSAEVQGHGPGQEVLQTGQRHVTLAGLEPVGNYAVKPTFSDGHDTGIFSWDYLYELGQRQDALWADYLRRLDEAGADRDTPMPPRRGGGGHSHGSGGCAH
- a CDS encoding HIT family protein, with product MAATAPAAATVTGCPLCDGDGGTLVWRGPKLRVIRAQEADFPAFYRVVWNAHAAEFTDLDAGDRLHCMEAVAAVETALRAHVQPDKINLAALGNMVPHLHWHVIARFAWDSHFPGAVWATPQRDRAPEREAEVAARLAAAEAAMAARLAQLA
- a CDS encoding FAD/FMN-binding oxidoreductase — translated: MNVPIALAALQAQAAEPARLREIPYNYTSFSDREIVIRLLGSPSWDVLDQLRRERRTGRSARMLYEVLGDIWVVQRNPYLQDDLLDNPDRRKLLVEALEHRLAEIGKRRTPADDSGRDQLVGQLVEAARRAIAEFDATFIEAAQLRRQVQKRLGRHTAKDNIKFDGLSRVSHVTDATDWRVEYPFVVLTPDTEAEMAALVKACIDLEMTIIPRGGGTGYTGGAIPLTWRSVVINTEKLEAMTEVEMRRLPGMDREVATVWTEAGVVTQRVADAAERAGYVFAVDPTSAEASCIGGNIAMNAGGKKAVLWGTALDNLASWRMVTPDAQWLEVTRVNHNMGKIHDAEVASFELQYFEADGRTPIRTERLDIPGKTFRKEGLGKDVTDKFLSGLPGIQKEGCDGLITSARWVVHRMPEHTRTVCLEFFGNAKDAVPSIVEIKDFMFAEQQRSGVLLAGLEHLDDRYLKAVGYATKSKRHGGGLPKMVLFGDIAGDNADDVARVTSEVVRLANSRSGEGFIAISPEARKKFWLDRKRTAAISRHTNAFKINEDVVIPLPRMAEYTDGIERINIELSLRNKIALCDALEDFFLRGNLPLGRQDDAHEIPSAELLEDRVGQAVALVGEVRALWTGWLRDVEPLFAQLQDHTLRASWKTQLREPLAKIFAGAAFQPIMDEAQAIHQRVLKGRVWVALHMHAGDGNVHTNIPVNSDDYRMLQTAHEAVARIMVLARQLDGVISGEHGIGITKLEFLTDDELRPFADYKQRVDPEGRFNKGKLLRNQEHGALADIAREPGSARNSLMFADLTNAYTPSFGLMGHESLIMQQSDIGAIADSVKDCLRCGKCKPVCATHVPRASLLYSPRNKILATSLLVEAFLYEEQTRRGVSIKHWQEFEDVADHCTVCHKCYTPCPVKIDFGDVTMNMRNLLRKMGKKTFRPGNALAMTMLNATNPDTIKLMRSAMVGVGFKAQRIAVDLLRKVGRRQTARPPATVGTAPVKEQVIHFINKKLPGGLPKKTARALLDIENKDYVPIIRNPATTTAETEAVFYFPGCGSERLFSQVGLATQAMLWHAGVQTVLPPGYLCCGYPQRGSGQFEKAEKMITDNRVLFHRVANTLNYLDIKTVVVSCGTCYDQLQGYDFGKIFPGSRIIDIHEYLLEKGVTLQGKGAYLYHEPCHNPMKLQDSVKTVKALVGPQVLKSERCCGESGTLGVTRPDISTQVRFRKEEEIRKGEAALRASGAAGAQDNVKILTSCPSCLQGLNRYQDDLNNGLLEADYIVVEMAREILGDQWMPEYVQRANAGGIERVLV